AAATATTTACAGAATCTACGAGTTTAGTATTCACCATAAAAAAGGATTTATTATTGGTTTTATAACATTGCTTGCTGTTTGTGGATGGAGGTTTTCAAACTACGGGTCAGAATTTTTACCCAAACTGAATGAAGGGGCAATCTATGTACGTGCAACACTTCCCAATAGTGTAAATCTTGATGAGTCTGTACGATTGACCAAAGAGATGAAGGAGATTTTGATGAAGTACGATGAAGTGAAATTTGTGATGACCCAAACCGGTCGCCCCAATGACGGAACGGATCCCACAGGATTCTTTAATATTGAATTTAATATTCAGCTTAAACCTGAAAAGGAATGGAAGAAAAAAATATCCAAAGAAGAACTTCTTGAGGAAATGAGAGTTTCCCTTGAAAAATATCCGGGAATCAATTTCGGTTTTAGCCAGCCGATTCAGGATAACGTGGAAGAATATGTTGCCGGGGTAAAAGCTCCGTTGGTTATTAAAATATTTGGAAATGATTTATTCGAGCTTGAGAATTATGCCAATCAGGTAGCTAATTCTATCAGAACTGTTCCGGGAATTTCAGATGTAAATGTCTTTAAAAATATAGGACTTCCGGAACTGAGAATACAGCTTCATGATTCTAAAATGGCAAAGTATGGCGTTTCTACAGCAGATGCACAGGCTGTAATTGAAATGACGATTGGAGGACAGGCTGCAACCAAGTTCTATGAAGAAGAAAGAATGTTTGACGTGATGCTTAGGTTTGAAAAAGAATACCGCGATACTCCGGAAAAAATGGGAAATATTTTGATTCCTACTCAGGATAATAAAAAAGTACCGTTGAAAGAAATTGCTACCATAGATTATCATACCGGTCCATCCTTTATTTACCGTGAAGGAAACAGCAGATATATTGGTGTAGGGTTCAATATTGAAGGACGTGATCTGGGAAGCACCATTGAAGAAGCCAAGATTAAGGTGGATAAAGAGGTGAAGCTTCCAAAGAATCATAAAATGACCTGGGCCGGAGAATTTGAAAGTAAAGAAAGAGCTGCAAAACAGTTGGCAATGGTAGTTCCGATTTCCCTTGTTCTTATTCTGATGCTTTTGTATTTCAACTTTGGAAACCTAAAAGATACACTGATCTCTTCCATTACCTTGGCCTTTGCATTTATTGGAGGATTTTTATCCCTGTGGTTTACAGGCACCATCTTTGGAATTTCGGCAGGTATTGGCTTCATTATCCTTTTCGGAGTGGCTACCATTGACGGGATTGTTCTGATTGGGGTAATGAAAGAAAATCTGCAAAACAGAATGTCCCTTAAAGAATCAATTTCAGAGGGGGTTAAAAGCAGAATTCGTCCTGTAGTGATGATTGCATTGATGGGATCAATGGGACTTCTTCCTGCGGCAATGTCAAACGGAATGGGTTCTGAAATTCAAAAACCTTTAGCCATTATGATTGTAGGCGGACTTATCATCTGTATGCTGTTGTCATTTACAATATTACCGATTGTATTTCATTATGCCTATCGTAAAAAGCATAAGGAAACAATATAGTTTCTTTTTTATTTGTTCATTATTTGGTCGGGATCCGTGAGGAAGATCCCGACCTTTTTATTTTGATTTAAACCGTTTTTGTTGATTCCAATATTTCGATATTTTTTATCACATCACCACTTTCACACTTTTTAAGTTCCTTGAGAAGAGTAGGAGTGAGGATTCTGGGGCTCACAATTTGGGTGGCAATCTTTGCTGCTGCATAATCTACAATATTGATAACCGATTCTCTGAGGAAATTTGGAGTGCTTGATGCAATTACTGCCGTTGCCCATGAGGTTTCTCTCGCTCTGGATATCGCAAAATCCAATATGGCATTATCTTTTCCATTAGAAAGCTGATCAATAAGATCCACGGGATAACATATTTTACTCAAAGAATCCTGAACTTTCTGGTTGATAGATGCAATAACATTATTAATGTTCTCAAAGTCCCTTTTTAAAGGATTTATTTTCCGGTAAGGCATAATGGAGGCTGCTGAAATTCCCAAATCCAGATTGATGTGGGCATTCATGCCAAGGAAGATATGCTGTAGAATTAACAGGTCTTTATTTTTGGTTGCTTCAAAGGCCAGATACCATGAGTTTGTACATTTCTTTCCTTTGCTGTAATTTTCCCATGCTTCAAGATATCTTTGTGCGAAAGCAATATCAAGCATTGTCATTCTTGGATTATCCTCAAACTTTTTCTGCTGAATTCCTTTTAAAACCTGTGCCGTCATAATACGGTAAGTACAGGCGAAATATCCTGCTGTGCTTTTATTTTCCTTGCACCAGATAATAATAGCATCCAGTTTTTGTAAAACTTCCTCAATGGTTTTCATGGTGGTTTTTTG
This genomic interval from Chryseobacterium joostei contains the following:
- a CDS encoding DUF5995 family protein produces the protein MKTIEEVLQKLDAIIIWCKENKSTAGYFACTYRIMTAQVLKGIQQKKFEDNPRMTMLDIAFAQRYLEAWENYSKGKKCTNSWYLAFEATKNKDLLILQHIFLGMNAHINLDLGISAASIMPYRKINPLKRDFENINNVIASINQKVQDSLSKICYPVDLIDQLSNGKDNAILDFAISRARETSWATAVIASSTPNFLRESVINIVDYAAAKIATQIVSPRILTPTLLKELKKCESGDVIKNIEILESTKTV